One genomic window of Gimesia chilikensis includes the following:
- the ispE gene encoding 4-(cytidine 5'-diphospho)-2-C-methyl-D-erythritol kinase: MLFSYPHSRSVTVHAPAKLNLFLSIDNKRPDGFHDITSLMLSVGIYDTLVFTEDPSTEVALSVAEANSLQPQRDTDQQIPTGEDNLVVRAVRLLQAKTGTQRGLRIQLIKRIPAEAGLGGGSSDAAAALFAANQLWHLGLSPEELRGLAAELGSDIPFFLTESNAAICRGRGELIEPVSIPQCLHFVIARPQSGLSTADVYRQCRVGTHSNNQVERLTRDLASGQFHSISHLMLNDLQAPAEQLNSDILILKDYFSKQSVLGHMMSGSGTAYFGVCQNRAQASQVAARLRSTVKGHVFVVQNRL; this comes from the coding sequence ATGCTCTTTTCTTATCCCCATTCACGTTCCGTTACAGTTCATGCTCCTGCCAAATTAAATTTGTTCTTAAGCATCGATAATAAGCGCCCCGACGGTTTTCACGACATTACTTCGTTGATGCTGTCGGTTGGAATATACGACACTTTAGTTTTCACGGAGGATCCTTCAACAGAAGTTGCGTTGAGTGTTGCCGAAGCGAATTCACTTCAGCCCCAACGAGACACAGACCAGCAGATCCCGACTGGTGAAGATAACTTGGTAGTGCGTGCTGTCCGGTTACTTCAGGCAAAAACGGGAACACAGCGGGGATTGCGGATCCAGTTGATCAAACGCATTCCTGCAGAGGCTGGACTCGGTGGGGGATCAAGCGATGCAGCGGCGGCCTTATTCGCTGCCAATCAACTCTGGCATTTGGGATTGTCGCCTGAAGAATTACGAGGTCTGGCGGCCGAGCTGGGGAGTGACATTCCGTTCTTTCTCACAGAGAGCAATGCAGCCATCTGTCGGGGAAGAGGTGAACTGATCGAACCCGTTTCCATTCCCCAATGTCTCCACTTTGTGATTGCTCGACCACAGTCGGGTTTATCTACGGCGGACGTTTATCGGCAGTGTCGAGTAGGGACACACTCAAATAATCAGGTTGAGCGTCTGACGCGTGATCTGGCTTCTGGGCAGTTTCATTCAATTTCCCACCTCATGTTGAATGATCTGCAGGCGCCTGCGGAACAGCTGAATTCGGATATATTAATTTTAAAAGATTACTTCTCAAAACAATCTGTTTTGGGGCATATGATGAGTGGAAGCGGAACTGCCTATTTTGGTGTCTGCCAGAATCGGGCACAGGCTTCCCAGGTCGCTGCGCGATTACGATCCACAGTGAAAGGGCATGTATTTGTTGTCCAGAACCGACTATAG